CTGAAACCGCCGAAGAAGACATCTTCAAAACCTTCTCCGCCCGAACCGAAATCAAAATGGATGTCCCATCCAGGAGGAGGTCTGAATTCCTGGCCCGCTTTCCAGTGGGCTCCAAGCTGATCGTAGCGTCTTCTTTTCTCTGGATCCTTAAGGACTTCGTAAGCTTCGTTTATTTCTTTAAATTTTTCTTCTGCACCCGGTTCTTTGTTCACGTCAGGATGATATTTTCGGGCCAGCTTACGATAAGCCCGCTGGATCTCCTCCTGGGTTGCGTTTCTGGGGACGCCCAGTATCTCGTAGTAGTCCTTATACTGAACGGCCATAGCTTTCGTTTACTCTCCTGTAGAGACAAGATTCTGGTTAGCCCCGTGCCGAGAAGAGCGTCCGGGTGGGAACCCTGTCCCCAGACGCTCCTTGTTGAATTACTTCTCCGTAAATTCGGCGTCTATCACGTCGTCTCCGCCGGAACCACTCGATCCGGCCTGTCCGGAAGCGGCCTCGCTTTGGCCGGCCTGACCGGCCGACGCTTTCTGGTAAGCCGCGGCCGCAATCATGTGAAGGGCCTGTTGCAGGTCGCTATTGAGTTGCTGGAACCTTTCTTTCGTCGTGTTCTGGTCGTTTAGAGCGGTCCTGGCGTCCTCCAGCAGTTTTTCGCAACGGCTCTTCTCGTTCACGGGGATCTTGTCGCCAAGCTCTTTTAGAGTTTTCTCAAGCTGATAGACCAGGCTGTCCGTCTGATTTCGAGCTTCCACCAGTTCTTTCCTCTTTCGGTCTTCCTCAGCGTACTGCTCCGCCTCACGAATCATCCTCTCGATTTCGCTCTTATCCAGATTGGTCGATTCGGTAATGGTAACGGTCTGCTCTTTTCCCGTTGCCATGTCTTTTGCAGTAACCTTCAGGATACCGTTGGCATCGATATCGAAGGTTACCTTTATCTGAGGAACTCCTCGAGGTGCCGGAGGAATGCCTTCGAGGCGGAACCGGCCGAGTACGCGGTTGTCCTTGGCCATTTCACGCTCACCCTGAAGGACTACGATGTCAACGGCCGTCTGGTTGTCTTCTGCCGTTGTGAATATCTCTTCACGACGGCATGGAATCGTGGTGTTCCGCTCTATGAGCTTTGTCATAACACCGCCCAGGGTTTCGATTCCCAGGGACAGCGGGGTAACGTCGAGCAGCACCACGTCCTTGACTTCACCCTTTATGATTGCCGCCTGAATTGCAGCACCAACTGCCACCACCTCATCGGGGTTTACGCTCATGTTGGGTTCTTTGCCGCCCGTCAGCCTTTTCACGAGCTGCTGTACTGCCGGAATTCGAGTTGACCCACCTACGAGGATTACCTCATCTATGTCGTTCTCCGTAAGTCCGGCATCAGAAAGAGCCTGCTTAACCGGGCCCATACACCTTTCAATCAGATCGGCCACCAGGGATTCGAATTTTGCACGGGTAATTTTCTTTACCAGATGTTTGGGACCCGTGGCATCCGCCGTGATGAAAGGCAGGTTGATTTCCGTCTCCATCATGGAGGAGAGTTCGCACTTGGCCTTCTCGGCCGCTTCGTAAAGCCTCTGGAGAGCCTGACGGTCGTTTCTCAACTCTATACCCGTTTCCTTCTTGAACTCGTCGGCAAGCCAATCCACTATTCGCTTGTCGAAGTCATCTCCACCGAGATGAGTATCGCCTGCGGTTGCCCGGACTTCGCAGACACCGTCACCAACATCGAGGATGGACACGTCGAAGGTTCCGCCACCGAGGTCGAAAACCAGAACCGTTTCGTTCTTTTTCTTTTCAAGCCCGTAGGCAAGAGCCGCGGCGGTGGGTTCGTTTATGATTCTCAGCACCTTGA
This Thermodesulforhabdus norvegica DNA region includes the following protein-coding sequences:
- the dnaK gene encoding molecular chaperone DnaK; its protein translation is MGKAVGIDLGTTNSVIAVWENGKYTVIPNAEGSRTTPSVVAYTEDGQRLVGQIAKRQAVLNPEATIFSAKRFIGRRYDEVLNEISMVPYKVERGPNDAVRFNVRGKLIAPEEVSAQVLRKLVEDASKFLGEKITEAVITVPAYFNDAQRQATKNAGEIAGLKVLRIINEPTAAALAYGLEKKKNETVLVFDLGGGTFDVSILDVGDGVCEVRATAGDTHLGGDDFDKRIVDWLADEFKKETGIELRNDRQALQRLYEAAEKAKCELSSMMETEINLPFITADATGPKHLVKKITRAKFESLVADLIERCMGPVKQALSDAGLTENDIDEVILVGGSTRIPAVQQLVKRLTGGKEPNMSVNPDEVVAVGAAIQAAIIKGEVKDVVLLDVTPLSLGIETLGGVMTKLIERNTTIPCRREEIFTTAEDNQTAVDIVVLQGEREMAKDNRVLGRFRLEGIPPAPRGVPQIKVTFDIDANGILKVTAKDMATGKEQTVTITESTNLDKSEIERMIREAEQYAEEDRKRKELVEARNQTDSLVYQLEKTLKELGDKIPVNEKSRCEKLLEDARTALNDQNTTKERFQQLNSDLQQALHMIAAAAYQKASAGQAGQSEAASGQAGSSGSGGDDVIDAEFTEK